The nucleotide window AATTGCAACAGTTTTGCTCTTAACAGTGGCGCTTGTGTTATATCAAATCCTGTTTCTGCTTCGGTTTTAGCTAGGCGGTGTAGTTCTGCTTCTCGCTGTTGTTGGGGAATATGTTGTAAATCTACTATGGGTAATTGTAAGTTAAGTGAAGGAGAAATTACTTGGATTGGTTGCCCATGAGATATTGCAAAACTGGTTCGCAAAATTTCATGTCTTCTAATAATTTCGTTGAGACTGGCTGACAGTGCATCTATGTTTAATTTCCCTTGTAAACGCACCGTTCTAGGCAGATTATATGATGGACTACCCGGTTCAAACTGGTCAAAAAACCACAGTCTTTGTTGAGCAAAAGAGAGGGGGAGATTTTTATCTCTGGAAGCGGGGGTAATGGTGGCAATTTCTTGTTGTTCACCTCCCCGCATTGCTATTTCAATTTCCGCCGCGAGAGCTACTAAATTCGCCACTTCAAACAATTGCACTAAGGGAATTTCTACGCCAAAGGTGGTGCGGATGCGAGAAATTACTTGAGTAGCTAATAGGGAATGTCCGCCCAGTTCAAAGAAATTATCGTCAATACTTACTTGTGGTACACTCAACAATTGCACCCAAATACCAGCTAATAATTCTTCTACAGGAGTACGGGGAGCAACAAAGGTTTTTTCTGTGTTAAATGATTCTGGTGCAGGTAGGGCATTACGGTCTAATTTACCATTAGCGGTAAGAGGTAAAGCTTTGAGGATGACAAAAGATGCTGGTATCATGTACTCTGGCAACTTTGCTTTGAGGAAGTTGCGGAAGTCATGATCTGATACTGAATGAGATGTCGGGACTACATAAGCGACAAGACGCTTTTCTGTTGGTGTTTGTTCCCTAGCAATGACTACACTTTCCCTAACTGCTGGGTGTTGACTCAAGGCTGTGGATATTTCGCCTAATTCAATGCGATAACCTCTAATTTTTACCTGATCGTCAAAACGACCGAGAAATTCTAGATTACCATCAGACAGATAACGGACGCGATCGCCTGTTTTGTACAATCGCTGTTCACCATCACTCAAGGGATTTGTAATAAACCTTTGAGTCGTTAATTCAGGTTGGTTTAAATATCCCCGCGCTAAGGATTCACCACCAATATACAGTTCTCCTGCTACCCCTAAAGGCACTGGTTGCAGATTTGCATCTAATACATAAACCTGGGTATTAGCTATTGGTTTACCGATGGGAACTGTTGCAGTGTCCTGAATTTTTTCTCCTACTGGGTAAGTTAGTACGCCAACTGTTGTTTCTGTGGGGCCGTAGTGATTAAGAACTCGACAATAGGGCGCATTTTTTTCTATTTTCTCAATCAAATTCCAATCAACTGCTTCACCACCAAGAATCAGTAACTGATGGGGTAAAATTTCCCAACACTCGGAACTTAACAAAGCTGCTAAATGAGAGGGGACTATTTTCAAGCAGTCGATAAGATGATGACGGAAATAATCAGCTAATGCAGCCGGATCTGATGCCCTTTCCCAAGATAGGATATGCAGACAGCCACCACTAGACAAACATGGGAAAATGACCGTATTACCTAAATCTGCGGCGAAGGTGGAAACGCTGGCGTAACTTGCATTAGCAGGAAGTTCCAGTTTTGGTAAAATCCCATATAGATAATTAAGCAGTTGTTGATGCTCAACTGCAACACCTTTAGGTTTACCAGTAGAACCAGATGTATAAATTATATAAACTAGATTTTCTGGCTTGGTTTTGTTAATTATGTTTTCTGTACTCTCCTGAGATATTCTTTCCCAGTCAGAATCTAGATTTACTTCTGTAATGTTTAAAAACTGTTCCGTTTCTTGTTCCCTAATTAATACCGATACTTGAGCATCTTGTAAGCGGAACTGTAACGCCTCATGGGGAAGGTTAGAATCGAGTGGGAGGTAAGCACCACCAGCTTTGAGAACAGCTAATAACGATATGATAAATTTAGGATTTCTCTCTACACAAATTCCTACTACTGCTTCTGGTTTAACTCCCAAATTTTGTAAGTGGTGAGCTAATTGATTAGCTTTAAAGTTTAATTCTTGATAGGTTAATTCTTCGTTTTCAAACACCACAACAATTTGATCAGGCGTTTTTTCTACCTGTTCTTCAAATAACTGATGAATACATTTCTCGCGCTGGTAATCAGCCTTTGTTTGGTTAAACTCAACTAACAGTTGTTGACGTTCATCGGCGCTGAGTATTCCTAATTGACTGATAGGTTTATCTGAATTATTGATAATATTTATCAATAAAATTTGAAAATTTTTTGCTAGTCTTTGAATTATTTCCTGATTAAAGTAATTTTTATCGTAGTAAAACTCGGCAACTAAACTATCATGACGTTGTAAACAAGTAAGTTTGACCTTAAAAGGTTCAATAATACTGTAGATGTTCTGTACAGTGAATGTTACCTCTGGAGTATCACATTTAATTTCCGAGATATTTGTAAATTCAAAACCAATAGGGAAGGCTAGAAAAGCATCCTGTTCTACCGCTTCAGGAATAAAATAATCTTGCCATTCAGCAGCATTTTCTAACTTTTGTGCTACTGCTGCTAATACTTCTATAAAGTTTAGTTTAGGTGTAAATTTAGTCTTAATTGGTAGCCAAGTTGCTAATAAGCCAAGTACATTATATAGCTCATCATAGTCGCGACGATCGCTTGCTGTGCCAATGACAATTTCTGCCTCCCCTGTAAGTCGCCAAATGAGTATTTGCCAACAGGCTAATAAAATAACATCAGGCGTTTTATCGTATTTTTGAGACAAGTAGAAAATCTGAGCAAATAATTCTTGATTAATAACCAATTGACAACTATCAGTTATAAATTGCTCACTCTTACTTTTCCTTTCATTAGGCAATCTTAATGCTGATAATGAGTTTATTTTTTGTTGCTGCCAATATTCTTGAACTTCTTCTACATCTTCATCCTCAAGTAATTGATTCTGCCATTCAGAAAATTGTACATACTGTACATATTCACCGTCAAATTCCTTTCCTTTGCTGCATAGAAAGTAAGCTTGACTAATTTGATTAACTAAATTTTTGATAGTTTTATTATCTGCACATAAGGCAGGCAGTGAAATAATTAAAATATGCTGGCTGTCTAACAGCTTGATTAAATATAAACGCAGTGGTAATATTTGAGTTTCCTGTCTTGCTTGCAAAAATAATTCTTGAATTTTTGTAGAAATATCTCCCTGATAAGAAGCACTTAAATCTAGATATTCCCAATTTAAGTAACTCTTATCTGCAACTACCATAATAGGAGTTTTTACCCCAGATGGGCGATAAAAACTCGTTCTGAGGATGTCGTGATGATTGACAATTTGTTCAATAGCTTGTTGTAAAGTATCTGTTTCCAGATTTCCTTCAATCAAAATACTAGCTTGCGTGTAGAAAGCGGAACTATTTTTTTGGAAATTCCAAATTCTTTTTTGTTGAGGTGCAAGTTGAAAGCCGCTAATAGTTTTAGTTTGCATATGGAGGGGAGTTTTTTAAACGCAGAGGAAACGCACAGGACTAATTTTTAGGGAGTTTTAATATTTTTACTATTAATCATTTCTGCCATTGCGACTACGATTTTACGCTGTCCAATGTATGGATTTCTGCCATGAGCAGCTAGCATATTATCTAACATGATGATATCGTCTTTTTGCCAAGGGAAGCTAATTTGTGCTTGTTGATACACTGCATTAATTTCGCCAATTTCTGCTTCAGTAATGGGTGTACCGTCGCCAAAGTAAACATTACGAGGTAACTTTGATTCACCAAATATGGATAGCAATGATTCTCGAACGTCTGTATCTAGATAAGATATATGATGTAATTGGATCTGGTTAAAAAATACAGGCTCCCCAGTTTTGGGATGTACTGCTAAAGCTGGGCGAATTTGGCGAGTTACTAAACCATTATCATCATACCATTCAAAGTCCATTCCCGCTTGATGACAGTAATTTTCTACCTCCTTTTTATCTGTGGTTTGAAAGAAGTTTTGCCAACTCACATCTAAACCTTTAGCAAAATTTCTCACATACATTAATTGTTTCGTAGCTAGTTTTTCTCGTAATTGAGAACTGAGCAATTGATAAGCTTTACGACAGTCAACAATTGGGGTTTCTCCACCTTCAAGCGCAGGTTGCACACAGTAAAACCAAATCTTTAAGGGGAAACAATGTAAATGTGAGCTTTCATTATGGAAAAGAATAGCTTTATCTGCTGGGTAAGGGGTGGAGCCGTAAACTTTACCACCTTCACCTGTGCGGGGTAAGTCCCCATATTCAGCAAATAAGTTTAAGGAAATTGTTTGAGCGAAATTTTCAAACTCTGAAACTGATTTTACATGAAAATCTCTAAATAAAATAGCTCCATGTTTGGATAACTCAGCCTCTAAGTAATCTCGATTATTTTCAGTCCAAGATATTAAATCTACTTCATTACTATTAGGCTGAATTAGAAGAGGAAATTTTTGTTCTGCTTGTAGGTAATCTGTTTTAATTAATTCCTCTACTGACAAACTCACTGCTTTTGGTGCAACACTCATAAACTTTTGTCTTTTAGCTGCTTTACGCTCCTGTTGCTGCATAGTTTGTTGTGCCTTTTCTGCTTCTGTGAGCATTTCCAATGTATTGATACGGCTTTGAGGTTGAGTCACAATGCTATTGATTAATGTTTGCCAGTGATTTGTTAATTGAGTAATAGTATTTGGTGCAAATAAATCAGTGTTATATTGCCATGTACCTTCTATACCTTGCTCAGTTTCTGTAAGGAATAGAGCTAAATCAAATCTGGTATTTCTACCTTCTATTTCTAATAAATTTAAGGTTATTCCAGGCAATGCTAAGGCTGATATTGGCGTATTTTGGAAGACAAATAACACCTGAAATAATGGAACTGTATTACTCAAATGACGCTTGGGCTGTAACTCCCTCACTAACTCATCAAAAGGTAAATCTTGATGCGCGTAAGCTGCTAATGTTTGAGTACGAACACGTTGCAATAAATCTAAGAAAGTGGGATTTCCGCTTAAATTATTGCGTAAAACTAATAAGTTAACAAAAAATCCTATTAATTGTTCAATTTCTGCTTGATTGCGGTTAGCAACATCAGTACCAACAACAATATCATCTTGATTGCTGTAGCGTTGCAACAGAATGTTGAAACTTGCCAGCAGTGTCATAAATAAGGTAACACCAGCTTGTCGTGATAACTGTTGTAATTGCTGTGATAATGTGGCAGGTATCACAAAACTATAACTAGCACCCCGCTTAGTTTTCACTTCCGCACAGGGACGAGTTGTAGGTAGTTGCAGAACAGGTAAATTGGCTAATTGCTGCTTCCAGTATGTGAGTAAAACTTCTCGTCTTTCACCTTGTAAGTGTTGACGTTGCCAAACTGCAAAATCTGCATACTGAATGGATAAGGCTGGTAAGGGAGAAGGTTTTCTAGCAGAAAATGCTGTGTAAAGTGTGGCAATTTCTCTAATTAATATACTTTTTGACCAACCATCAAAAACGATATGGTGAATAGTAAATAGTAAAATGTATTCTTGTTCGCCAATTTGCAAAAGTGTACATCTCAGCAAAGGTGCTTGGGTAAAATCAAAGGCAAGTTGAGA belongs to Nostoc sp. NIES-3756 and includes:
- a CDS encoding non-ribosomal peptide synthetase; this encodes MQTKTISGFQLAPQQKRIWNFQKNSSAFYTQASILIEGNLETDTLQQAIEQIVNHHDILRTSFYRPSGVKTPIMVVADKSYLNWEYLDLSASYQGDISTKIQELFLQARQETQILPLRLYLIKLLDSQHILIISLPALCADNKTIKNLVNQISQAYFLCSKGKEFDGEYVQYVQFSEWQNQLLEDEDVEEVQEYWQQQKINSLSALRLPNERKSKSEQFITDSCQLVINQELFAQIFYLSQKYDKTPDVILLACWQILIWRLTGEAEIVIGTASDRRDYDELYNVLGLLATWLPIKTKFTPKLNFIEVLAAVAQKLENAAEWQDYFIPEAVEQDAFLAFPIGFEFTNISEIKCDTPEVTFTVQNIYSIIEPFKVKLTCLQRHDSLVAEFYYDKNYFNQEIIQRLAKNFQILLINIINNSDKPISQLGILSADERQQLLVEFNQTKADYQREKCIHQLFEEQVEKTPDQIVVVFENEELTYQELNFKANQLAHHLQNLGVKPEAVVGICVERNPKFIISLLAVLKAGGAYLPLDSNLPHEALQFRLQDAQVSVLIREQETEQFLNITEVNLDSDWERISQESTENIINKTKPENLVYIIYTSGSTGKPKGVAVEHQQLLNYLYGILPKLELPANASYASVSTFAADLGNTVIFPCLSSGGCLHILSWERASDPAALADYFRHHLIDCLKIVPSHLAALLSSECWEILPHQLLILGGEAVDWNLIEKIEKNAPYCRVLNHYGPTETTVGVLTYPVGEKIQDTATVPIGKPIANTQVYVLDANLQPVPLGVAGELYIGGESLARGYLNQPELTTQRFITNPLSDGEQRLYKTGDRVRYLSDGNLEFLGRFDDQVKIRGYRIELGEISTALSQHPAVRESVVIAREQTPTEKRLVAYVVPTSHSVSDHDFRNFLKAKLPEYMIPASFVILKALPLTANGKLDRNALPAPESFNTEKTFVAPRTPVEELLAGIWVQLLSVPQVSIDDNFFELGGHSLLATQVISRIRTTFGVEIPLVQLFEVANLVALAAEIEIAMRGGEQQEIATITPASRDKNLPLSFAQQRLWFFDQFEPGSPSYNLPRTVRLQGKLNIDALSASLNEIIRRHEILRTSFAISHGQPIQVISPSLNLQLPIVDLQHIPQQQREAELHRLAKTEAETGFDITQAPLLRAKLLQLDEEDYVILLTLHHIISDGWSTDILIREVAALYTAFCAGRSSPLPQLPIQYADFALWQRQWLEGEALKNQLAYWRKQLSGELPILQLPTDHPRPIVQTYAGKTLSFVLPKNLSEELKTLSKQEGITLFMTLLAAFKTLLYRYTNQTDILVGSPIANRNRAEIENLIGFFVNTLVLRSNLSGNPTFHDFLKQVRDVALGAYAHQDLPFEKLVEEIQPERNLSHNPLFQVMFVLQNAPMRQLELPELRVEPLENKSTTAKFDLTLVIEAVEQGLIANFEYNTDLFDEITISRLAANFEVLLQGIITNPQQKIGELPLLTATEEQQLLAWGEGESKRPPEVCLHQLFEAQVEKTPDAVAVVFENQQLTYRELNAKANQLAHHLQKLGVKPEVLVGICVERSLFMVISILAVLKAGGAYLPLDPAYPQERLGYMLTDAQVEVVLTQKHLLEALPAHNAQTVYLDSEENLFTTQSTANPISNATPHNLAYVIYTSGSTGQPKGVLINHSNVVRLFATVQPWYNFAQHDVWTLFHSYAFDFSVWEIWGALVYGGKLVVVPYWVSRTPEAFYQLLSQEQVTVLNQTPSAFRQLIQVEQSTGKILDLNLRLVIFGGEALDIQSLQPWFARHGDKSPQLVNMYGITETTVHVTYRPLTQADLHSSASVIGRPIADLQVYLLDKNQQLVPIGVPGEMYIGGAGLARGYLNRPDITQERFIIHPLSKQGKLYKSGDLARYLPNGDIEYLGRIDHQVKIRGFRIELGEIESALNQHPNVQTNVVIAREDKPGEQRLVAYLVSKSLQEINTSELRSFLEEKLPSYMLPTAFVILDQLPLTPNGKVDRKALPTPDTTTGLSANFVPPRTPIEQIIADIWAEFLGQEKIGIYDNFFDLGGHSLLATQVISRLREVFKIDLPLRNLFENPTVINLVELIEAILAVQKLQAVSMQMVEDREEIEL